Proteins encoded by one window of Methanoculleus thermophilus:
- a CDS encoding ATP-grasp domain-containing protein yields MRGRILVAGFATRHVAQSAHRAGYTVYAVDHFCDQDLAWYTEDCLAFDELDELPEKIAELAARRPVDALVVTSGAETIGTTIPLCGTPPKKVERFLDKLEIQRFFEGLDIPVPPLAGVEEFPAMVKPRQGAGGWRNAIVKTREELRQWEEAWPDTPYIAQHLVSGIPSSVSCVADGRRARAIAVNRQILRGDGESAHGFAGSITPFAHPLVGEMVAAAERICAASGCIGSIGVDFMAGDKPWAIEINPRFQATVDTVEMATGESVFSLHMDACRGVIPAAMPKTKRVAIRRILFAERDMRLDADLSALAPRIADIPWPGTEFEEGNAVVSVYGCAETETAALQDLERNTEAVRRLIRG; encoded by the coding sequence GTGAGAGGGCGGATACTGGTTGCCGGGTTTGCCACACGACACGTGGCGCAGTCAGCCCATCGGGCCGGTTATACAGTCTACGCCGTCGACCATTTCTGTGACCAGGACCTTGCCTGGTACACGGAGGATTGCCTCGCATTCGACGAACTTGACGAACTCCCGGAGAAGATTGCCGAACTTGCCGCCCGCCGTCCCGTCGATGCTCTGGTCGTCACCTCGGGCGCCGAGACCATCGGGACGACGATCCCGCTCTGCGGCACGCCGCCGAAGAAAGTGGAGCGGTTCCTCGACAAACTGGAGATTCAGCGATTCTTTGAGGGACTGGACATCCCGGTCCCGCCGCTTGCAGGGGTTGAAGAGTTTCCCGCGATGGTCAAGCCACGCCAGGGGGCCGGAGGATGGAGGAACGCGATCGTAAAGACCAGGGAAGAACTCCGGCAGTGGGAAGAGGCCTGGCCTGACACCCCCTACATTGCACAACACCTCGTCAGCGGGATCCCGTCAAGCGTCTCCTGCGTCGCAGACGGTCGGCGTGCGCGGGCCATCGCGGTCAACCGGCAGATCCTCCGGGGAGACGGTGAATCCGCGCATGGGTTTGCCGGATCGATCACCCCGTTCGCCCATCCGCTTGTCGGGGAGATGGTCGCGGCAGCCGAGCGCATCTGTGCCGCAAGCGGGTGCATAGGCTCGATCGGTGTCGACTTCATGGCGGGAGATAAACCCTGGGCGATCGAGATAAACCCCCGGTTCCAGGCGACCGTGGATACGGTTGAGATGGCGACAGGAGAGAGTGTCTTTTCACTGCATATGGATGCCTGCCGCGGTGTGATCCCTGCAGCGATGCCGAAGACAAAAAGGGTCGCGATCCGGCGGATCCTCTTCGCAGAAAGGGATATGCGGCTTGATGCCGATCTTTCGGCGCTTGCACCCCGGATTGCCGACATACCCTGGCCCGGTACCGAGTTTGAGGAAGGGAACGCAGTCGTGAGCGTCTACGGATGCGCGGAGACAGAAACGGCGGCACTCCAGGATCTTGAGAGAAATACCGAAGCCGTCCGGAGGCTGATCCGGGGTTGA
- a CDS encoding tRNA (cytidine(56)-2'-O)-methyltransferase — protein sequence MPEVAVLRIGHRPERDQRVTTHVGLAARALGARGMYLAANDPGVAASIEDVVSRWGGEFFVENDVKWRRCIQDWKAAGGKVAHLTMYGLRMTDVIDEIRREDRVLVVVGAEKVPGEIYGLADYNVSVTTQPHSEISSLALFLDHLFEGKELNREYPDAKIRIEPTKAGKKTVER from the coding sequence ATGCCTGAAGTAGCCGTGCTCCGGATAGGCCATCGGCCCGAACGCGACCAGCGGGTGACGACCCACGTCGGGCTCGCGGCGCGGGCGCTCGGGGCCCGGGGGATGTATCTTGCCGCAAACGACCCGGGTGTGGCCGCGAGCATCGAAGATGTGGTCTCCCGGTGGGGTGGGGAATTCTTTGTTGAGAACGACGTGAAGTGGCGGCGGTGCATCCAGGACTGGAAAGCCGCCGGCGGCAAGGTCGCACACCTCACGATGTACGGGCTCCGGATGACCGACGTCATCGACGAGATCCGCCGTGAGGATCGGGTGCTCGTCGTTGTGGGGGCGGAGAAGGTCCCGGGAGAGATCTACGGGCTTGCCGATTACAACGTCTCGGTGACGACCCAGCCTCACTCGGAGATCTCAAGCCTCGCCCTCTTCCTCGACCACCTCTTCGAGGGCAAAGAACTCAACCGGGAGTACCCGGACGCGAAGATCCGGATCGAGCCGACGAAAGCGGGCAAAAAGACGGTGGAGCGGTGA
- a CDS encoding transcription factor — protein MVSVNELLNDPAIHAYIQRMIGDEGVELLRRFPEVGEHSDEELAEKTGVNLNTVRHTLYTLYEKRLAEYRRLKNTETGWLTYLWHLRMDRLNEVIEEEIKNALEHLDARLAYEEKNDFYICKGCGAIYTFADAANWNFECPNCEEMLEHFDNELLANALRRRVNKIKESLGSA, from the coding sequence ATGGTATCCGTCAATGAGCTGTTGAATGATCCAGCAATCCACGCCTACATTCAGCGCATGATCGGGGATGAAGGGGTCGAGCTTCTCAGGCGCTTCCCAGAAGTTGGGGAGCACAGCGACGAGGAACTTGCCGAGAAGACCGGGGTCAACCTCAATACTGTCCGTCACACGCTGTATACTCTGTATGAAAAACGCCTTGCCGAGTATCGGCGGCTGAAGAACACCGAGACCGGTTGGCTTACATATCTCTGGCATCTCCGCATGGATCGCCTCAACGAGGTGATCGAGGAGGAGATCAAGAATGCACTTGAACATCTCGACGCGCGGCTCGCCTACGAAGAGAAGAACGACTTCTATATCTGCAAGGGCTGCGGCGCAATCTACACCTTCGCCGATGCCGCGAACTGGAACTTCGAGTGCCCGAACTGCGAAGAGATGCTTGAGCACTTCGATAACGAACTCCTCGCCAACGCACTCAGGAGAAGGGTCAACAAGATCAAGGAGAGCCTCGGAAGTGCGTGA
- a CDS encoding UPF0280 family protein, with amino-acid sequence MIREHFEFRQTITTILADDPRHVETAKAGMMAARQEIERQISQDPYFATTFEPYAPKNPGKTVGRMVRAAEEASVGPMAAVAGAIAWAGVEAMIADDAMFALIDNGGDIALVSDREVKVGIYAGASPLSGQIAFQIPPRKEILGICTSSATVGPSISLGIADAVTVFSDDVAAADAWATAICNQIRPDDTSILDNLSTTSITGVLAIIGDAVIRWGDLPRIVRARVDERLITAGRSPV; translated from the coding sequence ATGATCCGGGAACATTTTGAGTTTCGGCAGACGATCACGACGATCCTTGCGGACGATCCCCGGCATGTTGAGACGGCAAAGGCCGGGATGATGGCCGCCAGACAGGAGATCGAGCGGCAGATCTCCCAGGATCCTTATTTTGCGACAACATTTGAGCCCTACGCCCCGAAGAACCCGGGAAAGACCGTCGGGCGTATGGTCCGGGCCGCAGAGGAGGCCTCTGTCGGGCCGATGGCGGCGGTGGCAGGGGCCATTGCCTGGGCGGGGGTAGAAGCGATGATTGCGGATGACGCGATGTTTGCCCTCATCGACAACGGGGGGGATATCGCCCTCGTAAGCGATCGCGAGGTGAAGGTTGGGATTTATGCAGGGGCATCACCGCTGAGCGGGCAGATTGCGTTCCAGATACCACCCCGGAAAGAGATCCTCGGCATCTGCACCTCGTCGGCGACGGTAGGGCCGTCGATCAGTCTAGGCATCGCCGATGCCGTGACGGTCTTTTCCGACGACGTCGCTGCCGCAGATGCCTGGGCGACGGCGATCTGCAATCAGATTAGACCCGACGATACCTCCATCCTCGATAACCTCTCTACGACCAGTATCACGGGTGTGCTCGCCATCATCGGGGATGCGGTCATCCGCTGGGGAGACCTCCCCCGGATTGTGCGGGCGAGGGTGGACGAACGGCTGATCACCGCCGGTCGATCACCCGTCTAG
- a CDS encoding regulator of amino acid metabolism, contains ACT domain protein — protein sequence MWADISREFADSPSQSRVVRFLLENGFGINEEGRIACNGIEIPATHIGRAIDTDRRVVDATARRILENPELREVFLRMRAAPDLSRVAEALGLSVITLYPKDAQQKGIVGAAVKVLVDHDLSIRQIFVTDPYLAEEPKLVMIVDEARVPASVYEELRALPQVDRLVI from the coding sequence ATGTGGGCTGACATCTCACGGGAGTTTGCCGACTCACCCTCCCAGAGCCGCGTCGTCCGGTTCCTGCTTGAGAACGGATTCGGCATCAACGAGGAAGGACGGATTGCCTGCAACGGCATCGAGATCCCCGCTACGCACATCGGCAGGGCTATCGATACTGACCGTCGGGTCGTTGACGCCACAGCCCGTCGCATCCTCGAAAATCCGGAGCTCCGGGAGGTCTTTCTTCGGATGCGCGCCGCGCCCGATCTCTCCCGGGTCGCGGAGGCCCTCGGCCTCTCGGTTATCACACTTTATCCAAAGGATGCGCAACAGAAGGGGATTGTCGGCGCAGCGGTCAAAGTCCTCGTCGATCACGATCTCTCCATCCGCCAGATATTCGTCACCGATCCTTACCTTGCAGAGGAGCCAAAACTTGTGATGATCGTGGATGAAGCGCGGGTTCCGGCATCGGTTTACGAGGAACTGCGCGCGCTCCCCCAGGTTGACCGGCTGGTTATCTAA
- a CDS encoding HDIG domain-containing metalloprotein — protein MREQDCIDLLRRAGCSEGVIAHCRAVRDLALTYATDPLVDRDLVEAGALLHDIGRGVTHDIHHAEVGAEMCRSFGLDEAIVAIVERHIGAGLTADECSLLNLTPRDCMPRRLEEKIVAHADNLVKGTRVITMEGRMLHAVALPRRQRKRICRLGQEMELFR, from the coding sequence GTGCGTGAGCAGGATTGTATCGACCTCCTCAGGCGTGCCGGGTGCTCGGAGGGGGTCATCGCACACTGCCGGGCGGTGCGTGACCTTGCACTCACGTATGCTACCGATCCCCTCGTCGACCGCGACCTGGTCGAGGCTGGCGCCCTCCTCCACGACATCGGCCGGGGTGTGACGCATGATATTCATCACGCAGAGGTGGGTGCAGAGATGTGTCGGTCGTTCGGGCTCGATGAAGCGATCGTCGCTATCGTCGAGCGGCACATCGGCGCCGGGCTGACGGCCGACGAATGCTCGCTCCTCAACCTGACCCCACGCGACTGCATGCCCCGGAGACTCGAAGAGAAGATTGTCGCCCACGCAGACAACCTGGTGAAGGGGACCCGTGTCATTACCATGGAAGGGCGTATGCTGCATGCAGTCGCTCTTCCGAGAAGACAGAGGAAGCGGATCTGCCGGCTCGGGCAGGAGATGGAACTTTTTAGATAA
- a CDS encoding STAS domain-containing protein, with amino-acid sequence MELQTERKDGILTFCLRGRLDGYGAGQLADAISASLQDDDRSVVFDLAELSYLSSAGIRVLVATKKQLKERGGILALAGIQDYPKSVLDMAGVTPIFSIYAGVEEAIAACKRPLDSLSVINEITRAPVVRNGVTYTIERASTQSSSLRVVGRLDKMLRARLTEEDIRAIPFSALQYSLGIGALGKGVTDALPLLGEMITLHGSVVWLPTDGNATPDFFTPVKDTGELYIYTGYNVALNGPFHEIVTIDAGDGGSIALSDVYRTLFELAREQKRDFAGIIALAMWAVVDGVRSLGVKKSPIAAFAPENGLPINSEANVKEWLDDDDEPKYHGDTMVSFGFGVDYSACNDECLSALTDLNRPRTQQLQLHNHGVIFRGVPWDAGLDLTRQIEKILSEAPFIDMRHLKDSTRIRRAKVGVAYISRIDVDA; translated from the coding sequence ATGGAACTGCAGACCGAGAGAAAAGATGGCATTTTAACATTTTGTCTGCGCGGAAGGCTTGATGGTTACGGCGCGGGACAACTCGCCGATGCCATTTCGGCATCGCTGCAGGACGATGACCGGTCGGTCGTCTTTGACCTTGCCGAACTGAGTTACCTGAGCAGTGCGGGCATCCGGGTCCTCGTCGCCACGAAGAAGCAGTTGAAGGAACGCGGCGGCATCCTGGCCCTCGCTGGAATTCAGGATTACCCAAAGAGCGTTCTCGATATGGCCGGAGTAACACCGATATTCTCCATCTATGCAGGGGTCGAGGAGGCCATCGCCGCCTGCAAGAGACCGCTCGACAGTCTCTCGGTCATCAACGAGATCACACGGGCTCCGGTCGTCAGAAACGGCGTTACGTATACCATAGAGCGGGCCTCTACGCAGAGCTCGTCGCTCCGGGTCGTCGGCAGACTGGATAAGATGCTGCGCGCCCGCCTGACGGAGGAAGATATCCGTGCAATACCATTCTCAGCCCTCCAGTACTCGCTCGGCATCGGCGCGCTCGGCAAGGGTGTGACAGATGCGCTCCCGCTCCTAGGAGAGATGATCACGCTGCACGGCTCGGTGGTATGGCTCCCGACCGATGGAAACGCCACACCGGACTTCTTCACGCCGGTGAAGGATACCGGGGAACTCTACATCTATACCGGATATAACGTAGCGCTCAACGGGCCGTTTCACGAGATCGTCACCATCGATGCGGGAGATGGGGGGAGCATCGCGCTCTCCGACGTATACCGCACACTCTTTGAGCTTGCCAGGGAGCAGAAGCGCGACTTTGCCGGCATCATCGCACTTGCCATGTGGGCCGTCGTCGATGGGGTCCGGAGCCTCGGAGTGAAGAAGTCGCCCATTGCCGCATTTGCCCCGGAAAACGGTCTTCCCATCAATTCTGAAGCGAATGTAAAAGAATGGCTCGATGATGACGATGAGCCAAAGTACCACGGCGACACGATGGTCAGCTTCGGGTTCGGAGTAGACTACTCGGCCTGCAACGACGAATGCCTTTCAGCCCTCACCGATCTGAATCGGCCAAGGACACAGCAACTGCAGCTCCACAATCACGGGGTCATCTTCCGGGGGGTGCCATGGGATGCAGGGCTCGATCTCACGAGACAGATCGAAAAGATCTTGAGCGAGGCTCCGTTCATCGATATGCGGCATCTCAAAGACAGCACCCGGATCCGGCGGGCGAAGGTGGGCGTGGCTTATATCTCAAGGATCGACGTGGATGCCTAA